A window of the Cystobacter fuscus genome harbors these coding sequences:
- a CDS encoding helix-turn-helix transcriptional regulator, translating to MATTTLPEFLRARRERLHPESTERRRTPGLRREEVAARAGVSVTWYTWLEQGRGGVPSDDVLERLAGALELDDTNREMLFLLAHARPPPRRYTPPAEVTPALQRVLDNLHVPALVKTPTFQIVAWNRAAVAVIGDYAAIPERDRNMLRRVFHPEATAFLPHADDMHRTCLAAFRVDIERAGASEEAAALVDELMETSADFRRLWAENELSTHGVRYRRLVRPNVGELVFETSVFSVDGSDGLSMFVLSPVDDASARGVEQLLRELAE from the coding sequence ATGGCGACTACCACCCTCCCCGAATTCCTCCGCGCTCGCCGCGAGCGGCTTCACCCCGAATCGACCGAGCGGCGTCGCACTCCCGGACTTCGTCGCGAGGAAGTCGCGGCGCGCGCCGGCGTGAGCGTCACCTGGTACACGTGGCTCGAACAAGGTCGCGGCGGCGTGCCGTCCGACGATGTGCTCGAACGCCTCGCTGGCGCACTCGAGCTCGACGACACGAATCGCGAGATGCTGTTCCTGCTCGCTCACGCGCGTCCGCCACCGCGCCGCTACACGCCGCCCGCCGAGGTCACGCCGGCGCTGCAGCGCGTGCTCGACAACCTGCACGTGCCCGCGCTCGTGAAGACGCCGACGTTTCAGATCGTCGCGTGGAATCGCGCCGCCGTGGCGGTGATCGGCGATTACGCCGCGATTCCCGAGCGCGATCGCAACATGCTGCGCCGGGTCTTTCATCCCGAAGCCACCGCGTTCCTGCCGCATGCCGATGACATGCATCGCACGTGCCTCGCCGCGTTTCGCGTCGACATCGAGCGTGCGGGAGCATCAGAAGAAGCTGCCGCGCTCGTCGACGAGTTGATGGAGACGAGCGCGGACTTCCGCCGGCTGTGGGCCGAGAATGAGCTGAGCACGCACGGGGTGAGGTACAGGCGACTCGTCCGACCGAACGTCGGCGAGCTCGTGTTCGAGACGTCGGTGTTTTCCGTCGACGGTAGCGATGGCCTCAGCATGTTTGTCTTGTCACCGGTGGACGACGCTTCCGCGCGTGGGGTCGAACAGCTGCTCCGCGAGCTCGCCGAGTAG
- a CDS encoding glutathione S-transferase family protein has translation MLTLHHLGRSQSERIVWLCEELGLDYELKRYQRRADNRMAPPEYKALHPMGTAPILTDGDLVLGESGAICEYLIQTHGNGRLAVKRGEPGFTDYLYWFHFANGTLQPVVLQVRSLERVDPSDKNAPLQMAKDRFKLIFSTLEKRLGEAPYLAGQELTAADIMTVFSLTTMRLFKPYDLSPWPNILAYLQRIGARPAYRRAMQKADPDLTPVLGAVPE, from the coding sequence ATGCTGACGCTGCATCACCTCGGACGTTCGCAATCGGAGCGGATCGTCTGGCTCTGTGAGGAGCTCGGGCTCGACTACGAGCTGAAGCGCTATCAGCGCCGGGCCGACAACCGAATGGCCCCGCCGGAATACAAGGCGCTTCATCCGATGGGCACGGCGCCGATCCTCACCGACGGCGACCTCGTCCTCGGGGAATCCGGGGCGATCTGCGAGTATCTGATCCAGACCCATGGCAATGGCCGGCTCGCCGTGAAGCGCGGCGAACCCGGTTTCACCGACTATCTCTACTGGTTCCACTTCGCCAACGGGACGCTGCAACCGGTCGTCTTGCAGGTGAGGAGTCTGGAGCGCGTCGATCCTTCGGACAAGAACGCGCCGCTGCAGATGGCCAAGGACCGGTTCAAGCTGATCTTCTCGACCTTGGAGAAGCGGCTGGGGGAGGCGCCCTATCTGGCCGGCCAGGAGTTGACGGCGGCGGATATCATGACCGTGTTCTCGTTGACCACGATGCGGCTGTTCAAGCCGTATGATCTCTCGCCCTGGCCGAACATCCTGGCCTATCTGCAACGCATCGGCGCGCGGCCGGCTTATCGCCGGGCGATGCAGAAGGCCGATCCGGATTTGACGCCGGTACTGGGGGCCGTCCCGGAATAA
- a CDS encoding Ig-like domain-containing protein: protein MRILVPLLAAGLVLTACESPVVPRPADEAASLGATEKSLVTEGRLLKAEKPVAGRYIVVLDDKSVGRTQTGQFARQIATQHGASVKRVYSRALQGFAATMTEEAARRLSQDPRVRYVEEDSELTLMGTQAHAPWGLDRIDQRNRPLDGTYHYDATGSGVHVYVLDTGIRFSHAEFGGRAVPGVSFVEDGNGADDCNGHGTHIAGTIGGATYGVAKGVTLHSVRAWDCMGRGDVSAVIAAVDWIATHHEKPAVANLSAAGASSPALDDAVTRAINAGVTFVVAAGNEQSTVCQRSPARVPAALTIGASDIDDSKPLFSNSDACVDFFAPGVDIPSAWSTSDTSTHLLTGTSAATAHVAGAAALYLEGHPLATPGEVSTELTSRANPDVLTGAWPPASSRLLYTLGNGDDQTPPQVVLTSPSAGAVVSGTLTLTATATDTSGIARVEFFLGDRRLGWDDTAPYELAWNSVGSLNGPLVFSARAYDAHYNPGASAPIEVLLENAGQAVFEPAWGTPVCASVGDRCDSGRLLEGRGTAGPELNQPNTLGGLCPDGIGGRHLADPSVERIVVFPSQGTSLQEGQLATVQVTVYAEMNPYLGFEHVDLFAAADASQPVWTPIAQLLPNALGLQVLTARYLLPVGGVQVLRAEILSSGNPPTPCSRISWRTDHDDLVFSVAPAPRDTTPPSVAITSPARGATVNGGVPVQVTASDDVAVQRVELYAGSTLLATHTQSAYTWTWATRSLSNGPYTLTARAYDLAGQVSEHSVNVIVDNDFVPPSSVALTAPAPATVVSGTVTLEASASDDRGISRVEFLVDGVIVGSDTTAPFTLDWDSASVFNGAHAVKVRAHDGANPPVDSAPVTLEASNVGNARYDPLLKAPRCDTLAERCDTRTLVDGRATTELNTPNTLDGCLDDTYTGLSESISRIRVSSTDGTPLTEGKRVRVEVDVQAYTFASASVDTLELYSAADVTSPVWTFVTELKPRYQGSQTLSAEYVLPVGGLQALRAAFYLGGTGPCGTSQSQNKLNERDDLVFPVMRATDATPPQVVLVTPKSGETLEGKVTVMASASDDFGVVAVDFYDGETLIGTDVREPYGVVWSTRGLPNGVHTLTARARDLAGHVGTSQPVQVTTDNDYQVPVVAIREPLAGARVTGSVPVLVDASDNRGISKLELYAGANLRGTVSNGLGTLTWNTWWENQVDRAYSLTVRAYDAAGNVTVSAPVVVTYAVEITPPTVTLTAPVGGTTLSGTVQVSGTASDDSGVSKLEFLLDGTLLRSALGATYSFYWDTQTAVGGTHTLTVRATDAHGNVATSSRTVVIDVTAPVVALTSPGGGAALTGVVSLQADATDDVGVTWVEFYVDGLFLARDTTVPFGVDWDTTSEADGNHTLTARAYDALNRMTTSAAVTVSTLQPVSALYDATLRVPRCATLTSVCDTTNLVRERAGAEPHSPNTLYSACSEAPWTGGRVIKRIRLSSLEGTPFASGQRVRAEVHVGSVSPGTDALDLFITSNTSTPVWTLLTTIVPATSGAQVLSAEFDLPAGFSQAVRAQLRVGGSASSACSNSSSYNEQDDLAFSVKSNPTVSLTAPAPGARVAGVASVTASALDDQGLARVEFFVDGTLIGTDTSAPYAVGWNTVGVADGAHVLTARAHDLEGNIGDSAAVGVTVDNTPPDVVLTSPAQGAFIRGGSALLEAAASDAQGVVKVEFYVDGVLSGTDTSAPYTMTWNTLFTSDGIHTLTAKAFDTTGLASTSPAIWVTLDKTAPSTADISAPATGSRLQGLVQISATASDNIGVVKVEFFVDGTLLDTDTSAPYAVGWNTVGVADGDHRLSVKAHDGAGNVRTSLVDVSVMIDNTPPEAALVSPARDTWLRGTLLLEATASDGVGVTRVEFYDGATLLGSDTSAPYALDWNTSGAADGARTLTVKAFDATGNVRTSTGVAVTVDNTAPVTAVTAPTQGAFVRGTVPISATASDNLEVEKVEFYAGTTLLGTNTLAPHAVSWDTTAVADGLVTLTTKAYDRVGHVTVSASRTVTVDNAAPTVAITSPANGASLWLSATIQASASDNMGVTQVVFYDGTKVLGSDSSAPYSYSWNLLTGVAKGNHTLTAKAYDAAGNVTTSTAITVKVN, encoded by the coding sequence ATGCGCATCCTGGTGCCCCTGCTCGCGGCGGGACTCGTCCTCACCGCCTGCGAATCCCCGGTCGTTCCCCGCCCAGCCGATGAAGCCGCCTCCCTGGGGGCGACGGAGAAGTCCCTCGTCACGGAGGGCCGCCTGCTCAAGGCGGAGAAGCCCGTGGCGGGCCGGTACATCGTCGTGCTCGATGACAAGAGCGTGGGCAGGACCCAGACGGGGCAGTTCGCCAGGCAGATCGCCACGCAGCATGGGGCGAGCGTCAAGCGCGTGTACTCGCGCGCCCTCCAGGGCTTCGCCGCGACGATGACGGAGGAGGCCGCGCGGCGGCTGAGCCAGGATCCACGCGTGCGCTACGTGGAGGAGGACAGCGAGCTGACCCTCATGGGCACCCAGGCCCATGCCCCCTGGGGACTGGATCGCATTGATCAGCGGAACCGGCCGCTGGACGGGACGTACCACTATGACGCCACCGGCAGCGGCGTGCATGTCTACGTGTTGGACACGGGCATCCGCTTCAGCCACGCCGAGTTCGGGGGCAGGGCCGTGCCCGGCGTCTCCTTCGTCGAGGACGGCAACGGTGCGGATGACTGCAACGGCCATGGCACGCACATCGCGGGGACGATCGGCGGCGCGACGTACGGTGTGGCCAAGGGGGTGACGCTGCACTCCGTGCGGGCGTGGGACTGCATGGGCAGAGGGGACGTGTCCGCGGTGATCGCGGCCGTCGACTGGATCGCCACCCACCACGAGAAGCCCGCGGTGGCCAACCTCAGCGCCGCGGGCGCCAGCTCGCCCGCGCTGGACGACGCGGTCACCCGTGCCATCAACGCGGGCGTCACCTTCGTGGTCGCGGCGGGCAACGAGCAGTCCACCGTCTGCCAGCGCTCTCCGGCCCGCGTGCCCGCCGCGCTGACCATCGGCGCCTCGGACATCGATGACTCCAAGCCCCTCTTCTCCAACTCCGACGCCTGCGTGGACTTCTTCGCGCCGGGAGTGGACATCCCCTCGGCCTGGAGCACGAGCGACACCAGCACCCACCTGCTGACGGGCACCTCGGCGGCGACCGCGCACGTGGCGGGCGCGGCGGCGCTCTATCTGGAGGGCCACCCGCTGGCCACGCCCGGTGAGGTCTCCACCGAGCTGACCTCCCGGGCCAACCCCGACGTGCTCACCGGGGCCTGGCCACCCGCGTCCAGCCGGCTCCTGTACACCCTGGGCAATGGGGACGACCAGACGCCGCCCCAGGTCGTCCTCACCTCGCCCTCCGCCGGGGCCGTGGTGAGCGGTACGCTGACCCTCACCGCCACCGCGACGGACACCTCGGGCATTGCCCGGGTCGAGTTCTTCCTCGGCGACCGCCGGCTCGGCTGGGATGACACGGCGCCCTATGAGCTGGCCTGGAACAGCGTCGGCTCCCTCAACGGCCCGTTGGTGTTCAGCGCCCGGGCGTATGACGCCCACTACAACCCGGGCGCGAGCGCTCCCATCGAGGTGCTGCTCGAGAACGCCGGACAGGCGGTATTCGAGCCCGCCTGGGGGACGCCCGTCTGCGCGAGCGTGGGGGACCGGTGCGACTCGGGGCGGCTCCTGGAGGGGAGGGGGACCGCGGGCCCCGAGCTCAACCAGCCCAATACCCTCGGGGGCCTGTGTCCGGATGGAATCGGTGGCAGGCACCTCGCCGACCCCTCCGTGGAGCGGATCGTCGTCTTCCCGAGCCAGGGCACCTCACTCCAGGAGGGCCAGCTGGCCACGGTCCAGGTCACCGTCTACGCGGAGATGAACCCCTATCTCGGCTTCGAGCACGTGGATCTCTTCGCCGCGGCCGACGCGAGCCAGCCAGTCTGGACGCCCATCGCGCAGCTGTTGCCGAACGCCCTGGGCCTCCAGGTCCTCACGGCCAGATACCTGCTTCCGGTGGGGGGCGTGCAGGTGCTCCGGGCCGAGATCCTCAGCAGTGGCAACCCTCCCACGCCCTGTTCGCGGATCAGCTGGCGGACCGACCATGACGACCTCGTCTTCTCGGTGGCGCCAGCACCACGGGACACCACGCCCCCGAGCGTGGCCATCACCTCGCCCGCGCGAGGCGCCACGGTCAACGGCGGCGTCCCCGTCCAGGTGACGGCGAGCGACGACGTCGCCGTGCAGCGCGTGGAGCTGTACGCGGGCTCGACGCTGCTCGCGACGCACACCCAGAGCGCCTACACGTGGACCTGGGCGACGCGCTCGCTGTCCAACGGCCCCTACACCCTCACCGCGCGGGCCTATGACTTGGCCGGGCAGGTCTCGGAGCACTCGGTGAACGTGATCGTGGACAATGATTTCGTCCCACCGTCCTCGGTCGCGCTCACGGCACCCGCTCCGGCAACGGTCGTCAGTGGCACCGTCACCCTGGAGGCGAGCGCGAGCGACGATCGGGGCATCTCGCGCGTGGAGTTCCTCGTGGACGGAGTGATCGTGGGCAGCGACACCACGGCCCCGTTCACGCTCGACTGGGACTCGGCGAGCGTGTTCAACGGCGCCCACGCGGTGAAGGTCAGGGCCCACGATGGGGCGAACCCGCCGGTGGACAGCGCGCCCGTCACGCTCGAGGCGAGCAACGTGGGCAACGCGCGCTACGATCCGCTCTTGAAGGCCCCCCGGTGTGACACCCTGGCGGAGCGCTGCGACACCCGGACCCTGGTCGACGGACGGGCCACCACCGAGCTGAACACGCCCAACACCCTGGATGGGTGCCTCGATGACACGTACACCGGGCTGAGCGAGTCCATCTCGCGCATCCGGGTGAGCAGCACGGACGGGACGCCCCTCACCGAGGGCAAGCGGGTTCGCGTCGAGGTGGACGTGCAGGCCTACACCTTCGCGTCCGCGTCCGTGGACACGCTGGAGCTGTACTCCGCGGCGGATGTGACCTCGCCGGTGTGGACGTTCGTCACGGAGCTGAAGCCGCGCTACCAGGGATCGCAGACGCTCTCGGCGGAGTACGTGCTGCCCGTGGGAGGTCTTCAGGCCCTGCGCGCCGCCTTCTACCTGGGTGGCACGGGGCCCTGTGGCACGAGTCAGTCCCAGAACAAGCTCAATGAACGCGACGACCTGGTCTTCCCGGTCATGCGGGCCACGGACGCCACGCCCCCCCAGGTGGTGCTCGTCACCCCCAAGAGCGGCGAGACGCTGGAGGGCAAGGTCACGGTGATGGCCTCGGCGAGCGACGACTTCGGCGTGGTGGCCGTGGACTTCTACGACGGCGAGACGCTGATTGGCACGGATGTCCGGGAGCCCTATGGCGTGGTGTGGTCCACCCGGGGCCTGCCCAACGGCGTCCACACGCTGACGGCCCGGGCGCGGGATCTGGCGGGCCACGTGGGCACCTCCCAGCCCGTGCAGGTGACGACGGACAACGACTACCAGGTGCCCGTGGTGGCCATCCGGGAGCCGCTCGCGGGTGCACGGGTCACGGGCTCCGTCCCCGTCCTCGTGGACGCCTCGGACAACAGGGGCATCAGCAAGCTGGAGCTCTACGCCGGGGCCAACCTGCGCGGCACCGTCAGCAATGGGTTGGGGACCCTGACGTGGAATACGTGGTGGGAGAACCAGGTGGATCGCGCCTACTCCCTGACCGTCCGGGCCTACGACGCGGCCGGCAACGTGACGGTCTCGGCCCCGGTGGTGGTGACCTATGCGGTCGAGATCACGCCGCCCACCGTGACGCTCACCGCGCCCGTCGGGGGGACGACGCTCTCGGGGACCGTGCAGGTCTCGGGGACCGCGTCCGATGACTCCGGGGTGTCCAAGCTCGAGTTCCTCCTGGACGGCACGCTGCTGCGCTCCGCGCTCGGTGCCACCTACAGCTTCTATTGGGACACCCAGACGGCGGTCGGCGGCACCCACACGCTCACCGTGCGCGCCACCGATGCGCACGGCAACGTGGCCACGTCCTCGCGGACCGTGGTGATCGATGTGACGGCCCCCGTGGTGGCCCTCACCTCACCGGGCGGCGGGGCCGCGCTTACGGGCGTGGTGTCGCTCCAGGCGGACGCCACGGACGACGTCGGGGTCACCTGGGTCGAATTCTACGTGGACGGGCTCTTCCTGGCCCGGGACACGACGGTGCCCTTCGGCGTGGACTGGGACACGACCTCGGAGGCGGACGGCAACCACACGCTGACGGCCCGAGCCTACGACGCGCTCAACCGCATGACGACGAGCGCCGCCGTCACGGTGAGCACCCTCCAGCCCGTCAGCGCCCTCTACGACGCCACGCTCCGCGTGCCCCGGTGCGCCACGCTCACGAGCGTGTGTGACACCACCAACCTCGTGAGGGAACGCGCGGGCGCCGAGCCCCATTCGCCCAACACGCTTTACTCGGCCTGCTCCGAGGCCCCGTGGACCGGCGGGCGGGTGATCAAGCGCATCCGGTTGTCGAGCCTCGAGGGCACGCCGTTCGCGTCCGGCCAGCGCGTCCGGGCGGAGGTCCATGTCGGCTCGGTGTCACCCGGCACGGATGCGCTCGACCTGTTCATCACGAGCAACACCTCCACGCCCGTGTGGACCCTTCTGACCACGATCGTGCCGGCGACGAGCGGGGCACAGGTGCTCTCGGCGGAGTTCGACCTGCCCGCGGGCTTCTCGCAGGCGGTGCGTGCCCAGCTCCGCGTGGGGGGCAGCGCCAGCTCGGCCTGCAGCAACAGCTCCTCCTATAACGAGCAGGACGACCTGGCCTTCAGCGTGAAGTCCAACCCCACGGTGTCCCTCACGGCACCCGCTCCGGGCGCGCGGGTGGCGGGCGTGGCCTCCGTGACGGCCTCGGCCCTCGATGACCAGGGCCTGGCGCGGGTCGAGTTCTTCGTGGATGGGACGCTGATCGGCACGGACACCAGCGCGCCCTACGCGGTGGGCTGGAACACCGTGGGCGTGGCGGATGGCGCGCATGTGCTCACCGCCAGGGCCCATGACCTGGAGGGCAACATCGGGGACTCCGCCGCGGTCGGGGTGACGGTGGACAACACCCCTCCGGACGTGGTGCTCACGTCCCCCGCGCAGGGGGCCTTCATCCGGGGCGGTAGCGCCTTGCTCGAGGCCGCCGCCAGCGATGCGCAGGGGGTGGTGAAGGTCGAGTTCTACGTGGACGGGGTCTTGAGCGGCACGGACACCAGTGCGCCCTACACCATGACCTGGAACACCCTGTTCACGTCGGATGGGATCCACACGCTCACCGCGAAGGCCTTCGACACCACGGGCCTCGCGAGCACCTCCCCGGCGATCTGGGTGACGCTGGACAAGACCGCGCCGTCCACGGCGGACATCAGCGCTCCGGCGACGGGTTCCCGGCTCCAGGGCCTCGTCCAGATCAGCGCCACCGCCAGCGACAACATCGGGGTGGTGAAGGTCGAGTTCTTCGTGGATGGGACGCTGCTCGACACGGACACCAGCGCGCCCTACGCGGTGGGCTGGAACACCGTGGGCGTGGCGGATGGCGACCACAGACTCAGTGTGAAGGCCCATGACGGCGCGGGCAATGTTCGCACCTCCCTCGTCGACGTCTCGGTCATGATCGACAACACCCCGCCGGAAGCGGCGCTCGTGTCCCCCGCGCGGGACACCTGGCTCCGGGGCACCCTCCTGCTCGAGGCCACCGCCAGCGACGGCGTGGGGGTCACACGGGTGGAGTTCTACGACGGCGCGACGCTGCTGGGGTCCGACACCAGCGCGCCCTACGCGCTGGACTGGAACACCTCGGGGGCGGCGGACGGGGCCCGCACGCTCACGGTGAAGGCGTTCGACGCCACGGGCAACGTGCGCACCTCGACGGGGGTGGCGGTGACGGTGGACAACACCGCGCCGGTCACGGCCGTCACCGCTCCGACCCAGGGCGCCTTCGTCCGGGGAACGGTCCCGATCAGCGCCACCGCCAGTGACAACCTCGAGGTGGAGAAGGTCGAGTTCTACGCGGGCACGACGCTGTTGGGCACCAACACCCTGGCCCCTCATGCCGTGAGCTGGGACACGACGGCGGTGGCCGATGGCCTCGTCACGCTCACCACGAAGGCCTATGACCGGGTGGGCCATGTCACCGTGTCCGCCAGCCGCACGGTCACCGTGGACAACGCCGCGCCCACCGTGGCCATCACCTCGCCGGCCAACGGGGCCTCGCTGTGGTTGAGCGCCACGATCCAGGCGAGCGCGTCGGACAACATGGGCGTCACCCAGGTGGTCTTCTATGACGGCACCAAGGTGCTGGGCTCGGACAGCTCGGCGCCCTACAGCTACAGCTGGAACCTGCTGACCGGCGTGGCCAAGGGCAACCACACCCTCACGGCCAAGGCGTATGACGCGGCGGGCAACGTCACCACGTCCACGGCCATCACGGTGAAGGTGAACTGA